Proteins co-encoded in one Candidatus Dormiibacterota bacterium genomic window:
- the smc gene encoding chromosome segregation protein SMC: MKLKKIKAFGFKTFAEPTTLEFSGGITAIVGPNGSGKSNLVDAFRWVLGETSSKSLRSGKLEDVIFAGNDKRKPLGLAEVSMTFDNSDGKLPTEYSEVEITRRAYRAGDSEYFINRNQVRLRDIVELLMGTGLGPGSYSIVSQGQIDSILVSKPSERRALFEETAGINKFLARKNESLRRLEQTEQNAIRINDLVSEIERRIPELETQVRRAKRYRKVSARTRDLEILAYIRASASRREEREMLRVEIEKNDDVRGAASAKSASLGANLAELRTRTYQAELQLEELRSQAQSRRAELARTEADYAAALARREALEAQSTQTSQDVERVQQEREELGTTIAALEARLEPLAGEVEAARERELAAQTALAHARAQLDSIFTRLREVEAAASTFAAKKAERRVQSENLRAEAERLEGEAHTARERSAHLEIAAGAAAHKYAEREAQLGAFEAHLIEARSRMESAEGGVAQSQAELGHALALHREQIGDVKAAESRLHTIEELENSLEGHVPGTRAVVEAWQRGDLRGIEGIVSNLITTDERYARAMDVAFGARLSNIITTTSEDAERSIEYLNRSEQGRATFLPLDTLANREAKQLTADLERTPGVIGYAHALVRTSAQYEGVVRFLVGNVLIVDTLQTGIALVRGRGFRDTIVTLSGEQIAGGGAITGGRFKREKSILARRVQAEGLRVQLVEMRRKLEEFEQRAQTASQAAELAVGERDAARDALAKQELQLAEVRAEMLSLASDVERMHADVETARKVVAELVEKMERSLERERTYEGDEPEALASDEDRHRLEAELARAREEIAQAEAAQADASRLASDLRERSAALTAERDASKARLGMLDQNSERAHVAREQMLAEIASLFEQTRSAHAHVEGLQSGVRELDGKLEIARREREEMSNRQLQLEADVRTAQNEEREAAAGGEHFRTRLAEIEAELGMLVSQFAQNPATDDECKDVEERYKDEADAVVDELPRLREELARLSANVNLNAEAERDELAERDTFLRTQMEDLARARETLLESIKEIEQQSQVQFNETFEKVSAAFTEKYAQLFPGGQAKMWQTNPENLSETGIEISVQPPGKKLMPLAALSGGERAMTAAALIFALIAVKPSPFYLLDEVDAALDDMNVERFSDAVRGMAADAQMILVTHNKKTMELADRMYGVTMGEAGVSALVSAELTEREPELALA, translated from the coding sequence GTGAAACTCAAGAAGATCAAAGCCTTCGGCTTTAAAACGTTTGCCGAACCGACCACGCTCGAATTCTCGGGCGGCATTACGGCGATCGTCGGGCCGAACGGTTCCGGAAAATCGAACCTCGTGGATGCGTTTCGCTGGGTACTCGGCGAGACGTCGAGCAAGTCGCTGCGCTCGGGTAAATTGGAAGACGTCATCTTCGCGGGCAACGATAAGCGTAAGCCGCTGGGCCTGGCCGAAGTGTCGATGACCTTCGATAACTCCGACGGCAAGCTACCCACCGAATATAGTGAAGTCGAGATCACGCGCCGCGCCTACCGCGCGGGCGACAGCGAGTATTTCATCAACCGCAATCAGGTACGTTTGCGCGATATCGTCGAGTTGTTGATGGGTACGGGCCTCGGCCCGGGCTCGTATTCGATCGTCTCGCAGGGCCAGATCGATTCGATCTTGGTCAGCAAGCCGAGCGAACGCCGCGCGCTGTTCGAAGAGACCGCGGGCATCAATAAGTTTCTCGCCCGCAAGAACGAATCGCTGCGCCGCCTTGAGCAGACCGAACAGAACGCGATCCGCATCAACGATTTGGTCTCGGAAATCGAGCGCCGCATCCCCGAACTCGAAACGCAGGTCCGCCGCGCCAAGCGTTATCGCAAGGTCAGCGCGCGCACGCGCGATCTGGAGATCCTCGCCTACATTCGCGCCAGCGCATCGCGGCGCGAAGAGCGCGAGATGCTCCGCGTCGAGATCGAGAAAAACGACGACGTGCGCGGCGCGGCTTCGGCAAAATCGGCATCGCTCGGAGCGAACCTCGCGGAACTGCGCACGCGCACGTATCAAGCCGAATTGCAGCTCGAAGAGCTGCGTTCGCAGGCCCAATCGCGGCGTGCCGAGCTAGCGCGCACCGAAGCCGATTACGCGGCCGCGTTGGCGCGGCGCGAAGCGCTCGAAGCGCAATCGACGCAGACCTCACAAGACGTCGAACGCGTTCAACAGGAACGCGAAGAACTCGGGACGACGATCGCCGCGCTGGAAGCCCGGCTCGAACCGCTGGCCGGCGAAGTCGAGGCCGCGCGCGAGCGCGAACTCGCCGCGCAGACCGCGCTCGCCCACGCGCGCGCGCAGCTGGACTCCATCTTCACGCGTCTGCGCGAAGTCGAAGCCGCCGCATCGACGTTTGCCGCCAAGAAAGCCGAGCGTCGCGTGCAGAGCGAGAACCTGCGCGCCGAGGCGGAGCGGCTCGAAGGCGAGGCGCACACCGCGCGCGAGCGCAGCGCCCATCTGGAGATCGCGGCGGGAGCCGCCGCGCATAAATACGCCGAACGCGAAGCGCAGCTCGGCGCATTCGAAGCGCACCTGATCGAGGCGCGCTCGCGCATGGAGTCGGCCGAAGGCGGCGTCGCGCAATCGCAGGCGGAGCTCGGGCACGCGCTCGCGTTGCATCGCGAACAGATCGGCGATGTAAAGGCGGCCGAATCGCGCCTGCATACGATCGAGGAACTGGAAAACTCGCTCGAGGGCCACGTGCCGGGAACGCGCGCCGTGGTCGAAGCCTGGCAGCGAGGCGACCTGCGCGGCATCGAGGGAATCGTCTCCAACCTCATCACCACCGACGAGCGCTACGCTCGCGCGATGGACGTTGCGTTCGGCGCGCGTCTCTCCAACATCATCACCACCACCTCCGAAGACGCGGAACGCTCGATCGAATATCTCAATCGCAGCGAACAGGGGCGCGCGACGTTCTTGCCGCTCGATACGCTGGCCAATCGCGAAGCCAAACAGCTGACGGCCGATCTCGAACGGACTCCGGGCGTAATCGGTTACGCGCACGCGCTCGTACGCACGTCGGCGCAGTACGAAGGCGTCGTCCGCTTCCTGGTCGGCAACGTGCTGATCGTCGATACGCTGCAGACCGGCATCGCGCTGGTCCGCGGGCGCGGCTTCCGCGATACGATCGTCACGCTCTCGGGCGAGCAGATCGCCGGCGGCGGTGCCATTACCGGCGGCCGCTTCAAACGCGAAAAATCGATTCTCGCGCGGCGCGTGCAGGCCGAGGGGCTGCGCGTACAGTTGGTCGAGATGCGTCGCAAGCTCGAAGAGTTCGAACAGCGCGCCCAAACCGCGAGCCAAGCCGCCGAACTCGCCGTCGGCGAACGCGATGCCGCTCGCGACGCGCTTGCCAAGCAAGAGCTGCAGCTCGCCGAAGTGCGGGCGGAGATGCTCTCGCTCGCGAGCGACGTCGAGCGCATGCACGCCGACGTCGAGACCGCGCGCAAGGTCGTCGCCGAACTGGTTGAAAAAATGGAACGCTCGCTCGAACGCGAGCGCACCTATGAGGGCGACGAGCCCGAAGCGCTCGCGAGCGACGAAGATCGCCATCGTCTCGAAGCCGAACTTGCACGAGCGCGCGAAGAGATCGCGCAGGCCGAGGCCGCTCAAGCCGATGCCAGCCGCCTTGCGAGCGATCTGCGCGAGCGTTCGGCCGCGCTGACGGCGGAACGCGACGCGTCGAAAGCGCGCCTGGGGATGCTCGACCAAAATAGCGAGCGCGCCCACGTCGCTCGCGAACAGATGCTCGCCGAAATCGCGTCGCTCTTCGAGCAAACGCGTAGCGCCCACGCGCACGTCGAAGGCTTGCAGTCCGGCGTTCGCGAGCTGGACGGCAAGCTCGAAATAGCCCGGCGCGAGCGCGAGGAGATGAGCAATCGCCAACTCCAGCTCGAAGCCGACGTGCGGACGGCACAAAACGAAGAGCGCGAAGCCGCCGCGGGCGGCGAACACTTCCGCACGCGACTGGCCGAAATCGAGGCCGAGTTGGGCATGCTGGTTTCGCAATTCGCGCAGAATCCGGCGACCGACGACGAGTGCAAGGATGTCGAGGAGCGCTACAAAGATGAAGCCGACGCGGTTGTGGATGAATTGCCGCGCCTGCGCGAAGAACTCGCGCGCCTCTCCGCCAACGTCAATCTCAACGCGGAGGCCGAGCGCGACGAGTTGGCCGAGCGCGACACCTTCCTGCGCACGCAGATGGAGGACCTAGCGCGCGCTCGCGAGACGCTGCTTGAATCGATCAAAGAAATCGAGCAGCAATCGCAAGTACAGTTCAACGAAACGTTCGAAAAAGTCTCGGCGGCCTTCACCGAAAAATACGCGCAGCTCTTCCCCGGCGGCCAGGCCAAGATGTGGCAAACCAACCCGGAGAATCTCTCGGAGACGGGCATCGAAATTTCGGTGCAACCCCCGGGCAAGAAGTTGATG
- the rnc gene encoding ribonuclease III: MSGEAHRRRLRVLLRLAGVKSAGDLGLIEQSFVHESASKETKAPSNERMEFLGDSVLGFVTAGWLYERFGEESEGHLTVRKAAIVNDGQLARTARRIGFGDMVQLGVGMRNAGGSDNTSILADAFEAFVAALYLRYGLEKARRFVVEQHILQLDHAPDALLDPKTRLQHYAQEHLGATPVYREEQRGTPQAPSFFSQVSVGERLLGTGAGLSKKLAQQAAAESALSSLSKSKDVTT; the protein is encoded by the coding sequence GTGAGCGGCGAAGCGCACAGGCGGCGCCTACGCGTACTGCTGCGGCTCGCGGGTGTGAAAAGCGCCGGAGATCTCGGCCTCATCGAGCAATCCTTCGTGCACGAAAGCGCTTCTAAAGAAACCAAAGCGCCCTCCAACGAGCGGATGGAGTTTTTGGGCGACTCGGTGCTCGGCTTCGTCACGGCCGGTTGGCTGTACGAACGCTTCGGCGAGGAGTCCGAAGGGCACCTCACGGTGCGAAAGGCGGCGATCGTCAACGACGGGCAGCTCGCGCGCACGGCGCGGCGCATCGGCTTCGGCGATATGGTGCAGCTCGGGGTCGGCATGCGCAATGCCGGCGGCAGCGATAACACCTCGATCCTGGCGGATGCCTTCGAGGCCTTCGTCGCTGCCCTCTACCTTCGGTACGGCCTCGAGAAAGCGCGCCGCTTCGTCGTGGAGCAGCACATCCTCCAGCTCGATCATGCCCCGGACGCGCTGCTCGACCCCAAGACGCGGCTTCAACATTACGCGCAGGAGCATCTGGGCGCTACGCCCGTCTATCGCGAAGAACAGCGGGGGACCCCGCAGGCCCCCTCGTTCTTCTCCCAGGTGAGCGTGGGGGAGCGCTTGTTGGGAACTGGGGCCGGTCTCTCGAAGAAGCTAGCCCAGCAAGCCGCAGCGGAATCGGCTCTTTCATCGCTCTCGAAATCCAAGGACGTAACCACGTGA
- the fabF gene encoding beta-ketoacyl-ACP synthase II has translation MVTGLGAVTPLGNTVPEFWRRLIAGESGVGPITAFDATDFNTRIAAEIKDFNAEELIGRKEARRMDRFSQYAFVAAAEAIADAAFPDDDEFRKRVGGIIGTGIGGILTFWHNSEIAAKNGTWSKVTPFFIPMLMANAAPAHISMKYHFQGPFFSAASACASANDAIATAYNLVANGDAIAMVTGGSEATISPLAVGGFCSMRAMSTRNDDPTRASRPFDKDRDGFVLGEGAGILILEEYESAKARGAKIYAEVLGYGQSADAYDLVAVDPDGHGVALAFERAFASAGITPEQVDYINAHGTSTPTGDPAESKAIEKAFGEHARAMGVSSTKSMHGHALGAAGGIEGVATVLAVQNDLMPPTINYENPDPECTLDYVPNIARRGKVDIAFSNSFGFGGHNSVIVFAKPRP, from the coding sequence GTGGTAACCGGTCTTGGAGCCGTCACGCCACTAGGAAATACCGTTCCGGAGTTCTGGCGCCGTTTGATCGCCGGCGAGTCGGGTGTTGGGCCGATCACGGCCTTCGATGCGACCGATTTCAATACGCGCATCGCCGCCGAGATCAAGGATTTCAACGCCGAGGAGCTGATCGGCCGCAAGGAGGCGCGGCGCATGGACCGCTTCTCGCAGTACGCGTTCGTCGCGGCTGCCGAGGCGATCGCCGACGCGGCCTTCCCCGACGACGACGAGTTCCGCAAGCGGGTCGGCGGCATCATCGGCACGGGCATCGGCGGCATCCTCACGTTCTGGCACAATTCGGAGATTGCGGCTAAGAACGGCACGTGGTCCAAGGTGACGCCGTTCTTCATTCCCATGCTGATGGCCAATGCGGCGCCGGCGCACATTTCGATGAAGTACCACTTCCAAGGGCCGTTCTTTTCGGCAGCGAGCGCGTGTGCGAGCGCGAACGACGCGATCGCCACGGCGTACAACTTGGTCGCCAACGGCGACGCGATCGCGATGGTGACCGGCGGCAGCGAGGCGACCATCTCGCCGCTCGCGGTCGGCGGCTTCTGCTCGATGCGCGCGATGTCGACGCGGAACGACGACCCCACCAGGGCGAGCCGCCCCTTCGATAAGGATCGCGACGGTTTCGTACTCGGCGAAGGCGCGGGCATTCTGATTCTTGAGGAATACGAAAGCGCCAAGGCACGCGGCGCGAAGATTTATGCCGAAGTGCTCGGGTACGGCCAATCCGCCGACGCGTACGATCTGGTTGCGGTCGATCCCGACGGCCACGGCGTGGCGCTCGCATTTGAGCGCGCGTTCGCGAGTGCCGGGATTACGCCGGAGCAAGTGGATTACATCAACGCCCACGGCACCTCGACGCCGACCGGCGACCCGGCCGAATCGAAGGCGATCGAAAAGGCCTTCGGCGAACACGCGCGCGCCATGGGTGTGAGCTCGACCAAATCGATGCACGGGCACGCTTTGGGCGCCGCGGGCGGTATCGAAGGCGTTGCGACGGTACTCGCGGTGCAGAACGACCTGATGCCGCCGACGATCAACTACGAAAATCCCGACCCGGAGTGCACGCTCGATTACGTGCCGAATATCGCGCGCCGCGGAAAAGTCGATATCGCGTTCTCCAATTCGTTTGGATTCGGCGGGCACAACAGCGTGATCGTGTTCGCGAAACCGCGACCATAG
- a CDS encoding helix-turn-helix transcriptional regulator: MSGVDPLGDRLRAERRARGLSQQDVATSAGVTQPYISRLERNDTNVELAGFRRVASAVGLRLTLEAAHTPPMVSEPYGEDEIANRQYLIGRLAAKRLTAQRIAQFRVWLELARERLGDYSYFRRWLEIIAEGPSAIEATMTDATEFGRYMRSVATLRPFVSQQERDSFYRPEPPSTTE; encoded by the coding sequence ATGAGTGGCGTGGATCCATTGGGCGATCGTCTCCGAGCGGAACGGCGCGCGCGAGGCCTCTCGCAGCAGGACGTCGCGACTTCCGCCGGCGTCACCCAGCCCTACATTTCTCGGCTGGAGCGAAACGATACGAACGTGGAACTCGCTGGTTTTCGGCGGGTCGCGAGCGCGGTCGGGCTGCGCCTCACGCTCGAGGCGGCACACACCCCGCCGATGGTTTCGGAGCCGTACGGTGAGGACGAGATCGCGAACCGTCAATATTTGATCGGCCGGCTCGCTGCAAAGCGCCTCACGGCGCAACGCATCGCGCAATTTCGCGTATGGCTAGAGCTCGCTCGCGAACGCCTCGGCGATTATTCCTATTTTCGCAGATGGCTTGAGATTATCGCCGAAGGGCCAAGCGCGATCGAAGCCACCATGACCGACGCAACGGAGTTCGGCCGCTACATGCGATCGGTCGCAACGCTTCGCCCGTTTGTCTCGCAGCAGGAGCGCGATTCATTTTATCGGCCCGAGCCACCGTCAACGACCGAGTGA
- a CDS encoding DUF6036 family nucleotidyltransferase codes for MKSQDADRLIVAFAALLNAHRVLIVGSQALHGTHPDPPIAVVEASREVDIVPLPFEEYERWFYYAHERLGADSEFDVEHGIYVDMVRDRVPKLPPGWESRSIERALQIDDSRSVTAVYPELHDLLVSKLLANRAQDEAFLRGVTKLGRIDPFVLRERLLSVPLPEEKEPLRGWAFAAIGRCFRLEA; via the coding sequence GTGAAATCGCAAGACGCCGATCGCCTGATCGTTGCATTCGCCGCGCTCCTAAACGCACATCGCGTACTGATCGTTGGTTCGCAAGCGCTGCACGGAACGCACCCGGATCCGCCCATCGCTGTCGTCGAAGCGTCGCGAGAAGTCGACATCGTGCCGCTACCTTTTGAAGAATACGAGCGCTGGTTCTACTATGCGCACGAACGGCTCGGCGCGGATTCAGAATTCGATGTGGAGCATGGTATCTACGTCGACATGGTGCGCGACCGCGTACCAAAACTTCCGCCCGGGTGGGAATCGCGTAGCATCGAACGGGCGCTCCAGATCGATGATTCGCGCAGCGTCACCGCAGTTTATCCCGAATTGCACGACCTTTTGGTTTCGAAACTCCTAGCGAATCGAGCCCAAGATGAAGCGTTCTTGCGCGGCGTAACGAAGCTCGGACGGATCGACCCCTTCGTTTTACGCGAGCGGCTCCTAAGCGTTCCGCTACCGGAGGAGAAGGAGCCGCTTCGCGGATGGGCATTCGCGGCCATTGGACGATGCTTTAGGCTAGAAGCGTAG
- the rpmA gene encoding 50S ribosomal protein L27 — MFLFDLQLFASKKGAGSTRNGRDSNAQRLGVKRFGGERVIAGNILVRQRGTKFYPGENVGIGRDHTLFALAEGTVEFSMRRNRQHINVRPVAA, encoded by the coding sequence ATGTTCCTGTTCGATCTTCAGCTGTTCGCCTCCAAAAAAGGCGCCGGCTCCACCCGTAACGGCCGCGATTCCAATGCGCAGCGCCTTGGCGTCAAACGCTTCGGCGGCGAGCGCGTCATCGCGGGCAATATCCTCGTCCGCCAGCGTGGCACCAAGTTCTATCCCGGCGAAAACGTCGGCATCGGGCGCGACCACACGCTGTTTGCGCTGGCCGAGGGAACCGTCGAGTTTTCGATGCGCCGCAATCGCCAGCACATCAACGTGCGGCCCGTCGCAGCCTAA
- the obgE gene encoding GTPase ObgE, which produces MQFIDEATITVAAGNGGDGVVAWRREKYEPNGGPAGGDGGRGGSIYLEASPELSTLVEFRFKRAFNAESGKNGGTSNKSGRSGDDLTVLVPVGTIVYRTVEGKAETFLVDLAKAGDRVMLAKGGRGGLGNQHFATSVRQAPHFAEKGEPGEHYGARLELKLLADCGVIGVPNAGKSTLLSVVSAARPKIADYPFTTLEPQLGVVRVSEEESFVMVDVPGLIEGAHEGAGLGDQFLRHVERTRMLVHLLDGAKSLEEMLLDKTTIDAELAAWNPKLVEKPTLVVVSKLDLPDAQERLREVRERFPDARGISSATQEGVRELVYAVWQAIKDAPMPEIVVPPPALIELRPQDAFTIRREGDGTFVVLGDRVERLAAMTNFDSDEGLAHFEHVLAKMGVEKKLRDMGAAEGDTVRIAEYEFTYS; this is translated from the coding sequence GTGCAATTCATCGACGAAGCCACCATCACGGTCGCTGCCGGCAACGGCGGAGACGGCGTCGTCGCGTGGCGTCGTGAAAAGTACGAGCCCAACGGCGGCCCGGCGGGCGGCGACGGCGGGCGCGGCGGCAGCATCTATCTCGAAGCCAGCCCCGAGCTCTCCACCCTGGTGGAGTTCCGCTTCAAGCGCGCGTTCAACGCCGAATCCGGCAAGAACGGCGGCACCTCGAACAAGTCGGGCCGCAGCGGCGACGACCTGACGGTGCTCGTGCCCGTGGGCACCATCGTCTACCGCACCGTCGAAGGCAAAGCCGAAACGTTTCTCGTGGATCTGGCCAAAGCCGGCGACCGCGTGATGCTGGCCAAGGGCGGCCGCGGGGGCCTGGGCAACCAGCACTTCGCAACCAGCGTGCGCCAAGCGCCGCACTTCGCCGAAAAGGGCGAGCCCGGCGAGCACTACGGTGCGCGGCTGGAGCTGAAATTGCTCGCCGACTGCGGCGTGATCGGCGTACCGAACGCGGGCAAATCGACGCTGCTCTCGGTGGTGTCGGCCGCGCGCCCGAAGATTGCCGATTATCCGTTTACCACCCTCGAGCCGCAGCTCGGCGTCGTGCGCGTTTCGGAAGAAGAATCGTTCGTGATGGTGGACGTGCCGGGCCTGATTGAAGGCGCGCACGAAGGCGCGGGCCTGGGCGACCAATTTTTACGCCACGTCGAACGCACGCGCATGCTCGTGCATCTGCTCGACGGCGCAAAATCGCTTGAAGAGATGCTGCTCGATAAGACGACGATCGATGCGGAACTCGCGGCGTGGAACCCCAAGCTGGTTGAAAAGCCGACGCTGGTGGTGGTGAGCAAACTCGATCTGCCCGACGCGCAAGAGCGTTTGCGCGAAGTGCGCGAGCGCTTCCCCGACGCGCGCGGCATCAGTTCGGCCACGCAAGAAGGCGTGCGCGAGTTGGTCTACGCGGTATGGCAGGCGATCAAAGATGCGCCGATGCCGGAGATCGTCGTTCCGCCGCCCGCGCTCATCGAATTGCGTCCGCAAGACGCGTTTACGATCCGGCGAGAGGGCGACGGCACGTTCGTAGTGTTGGGCGACCGCGTCGAGCGCTTGGCTGCAATGACGAATTTCGATTCGGACGAGGGCCTCGCGCATTTCGAACACGTGCTTGCGAAAATGGGTGTCGAGAAAAAACTGCGCGATATGGGCGCGGCCGAGGGGGACACCGTTCGTATCGCCGAGTACGAATTCACCTATTCATGA
- the nadD gene encoding nicotinate-nucleotide adenylyltransferase — protein sequence MKLGIFGGTFDPIHNAHLFVAESARILEGLDRVLFVPTNNQHYRNAAQVGPEHRCAMVLGAIASNPAFKLDDTDLRKDATGYTADLLPRLREKYPDAQFTFIIGADSLANSTWERFDEVLESLERFVVAPRTGVRPDALQRVLAAVPKNLRERIATLNLPELPESATLIRTLLSQNKSVRYLVPEPVWQYIVSQKLYGAGSAGA from the coding sequence ATGAAGCTAGGGATTTTCGGCGGAACGTTCGACCCGATTCACAACGCGCATCTCTTCGTTGCGGAATCGGCGCGCATTCTCGAAGGGCTCGATCGCGTGCTCTTCGTTCCAACCAACAACCAACATTATCGCAACGCCGCGCAAGTTGGGCCGGAGCATCGTTGCGCGATGGTGCTGGGCGCGATCGCCAGCAACCCCGCCTTCAAACTCGACGACACGGACCTGCGCAAAGACGCGACCGGCTACACCGCCGATTTGCTGCCGCGCCTGCGCGAGAAGTACCCGGACGCGCAGTTTACGTTCATCATCGGTGCCGATTCGCTCGCGAATAGCACGTGGGAGCGCTTCGACGAAGTACTCGAATCGCTCGAGCGCTTCGTGGTTGCTCCGCGCACGGGCGTGCGTCCGGATGCGCTGCAACGCGTGTTGGCGGCCGTGCCCAAGAATTTGCGCGAGCGCATTGCGACGCTGAACCTCCCCGAGTTGCCCGAATCGGCGACGCTGATTCGCACGCTGCTCTCGCAGAACAAGAGCGTGCGCTACCTCGTGCCCGAGCCCGTCTGGCAGTACATCGTCTCGCAGAAACTCTACGGCGCCGGAAGCGCCGGTGCTTAG